A DNA window from Mycosarcoma maydis chromosome 12, whole genome shotgun sequence contains the following coding sequences:
- a CDS encoding uncharacterized protein (related to Phenol 2-monooxygenase), with protein sequence MSPSAETRNLETYCVNDRQSVADGENHRDDVIDVLIVGAGPAGLMLAACAAHAGLRIRVVDSGHASHHERGRGDALQCRTIEVLRMVGVGQEIIDQGVKMFARTFWDTSQSKPECISRSSFFSPTFDIDDCYSLGVRQGVVEDALRRKLYQTDSTQVDYGWSFVDAELEMRESHDSSVVVRLESEYGDAQTIRARYMVGCDGGRSAVRRWLRSYHGILLEGDSHDSRWAAVDVIGVETDFPDIRNLSILHGTTSTVLVIPRESIDGQSCVRLYCQLPDMPLSIQEPASSDVTTLQQVLHVVNDTFSPFKIRFQHVHWFTVYTVSQRLVSALDVQGRIFLAGDAAHLHSPKGGLGMNTSLMDAHNLALKLALVEKHGMPASLLTTYNLERRMVAEQLINMDRDLIQFFARHQRQQTIHNKGKDDRGSKYGGNTEQENALAVFQRRNEAYQSGVSILYPRSQLVGTDQSDSCAAASALHDQQPAESRLAWLLSSAGQAATTGAVCGPFGLFAGARLLPATVTRWKDCNPISVLESLAFADARFTVFACTGLLPTSEILGFLKHVARPGGLHQQLRSKHPASEVQPDRSHLLPGLLDPHRPVLQLVGITMHSHVSMQLAASQTDLCCYSTRAIDANVVQFNPDWWMCDDRASLSPYPDQMGKPSMLVHPAHEKWRVDPNRGALVVVRPDSHVALVTSSIYEWKAVEAFFASLLPGLA encoded by the coding sequence ATGTCTCCCAGCGCCGAAACTAGGAATCTGGAAACGTACTGCGTAAACGATCGTCAGTCGGTGGCCGACGGTGAGAACCACAGAGATGACGTTATAGATGTGCTGATCGTGGGGGCAGGGCCTGCCGGGCTGAtgctcgctgcttgcgcGGCACATGCTGGTCTCCGAATCCGTGTAGTCGATTCCGGTCACGCGAGTCATCACGAAAGGGGTCGTGGCGATGCACTGCAATGCCGAACCATCGAAGTGCTGCGCATGGTCGGTGTGGGTCAAGAAATCATCGATCAAGGCGTCAAGATGTTTGCACGAACCTTCTGGGATACAAGCCAGTCGAAACCGGAATGCATCTCGAGGAGCTCCTTCTTTTCTCCGACGTTTGATATCGACGACTGCTACAGTTTGGGTGTACGTCAGGGCGTGGTGGAAGACGCGCTTCGACGAAAGCTGTACCAGACCGATTCGACTCAGGTCGACTATGGTTGGTCTttcgtcgatgcagagctCGAAATGCGAGAAAGCCATGATTCGAGCGTGGTAGTTCGGCTTGAATCCGAGTATGGCGATGCTCAAACCATCCGTGCGCGCTACATGGTCGGATGCGACGGCGGTAGGAGCGCCGTTCGACGGTGGCTTCGTAGCTACCACGGTATCCTTCTCGAGGGAGACtctcacgattcacgctgGGCGGCAGTCGATGTTATCGGTGTCGAAACGGATTTCCCCGACATTCGCAACCTTTCCATTCTTCATGGAACAACGTCGACCGTACTTGTGATTCCTCGAGAATCCATCGACGGTCAATCTTGCGTCCGGCTATACTGTCAACTACCTGACATGCCGCTTTCTATCCAGGAGCCAGCGTCTTCGGATGTAACAACGCTGCAACAAGTGTTACATGTCGTTAACGACACGTTTTCGCCTTTCAAGATCCGCTTTCAACATGTGCACTGGTTCACCGTCTATACGGTCAGCCAGCGTCTGGTTTCCGCGTTGGACGTTCAAGGACGCATCTTTCTCGCTGGAGATGCTGCGCATCTGCACTCTCCAAAGGGCGGTCTGGGCATGAACACTTCTTTGATGGATGCACACAATCTCGCCTTGAAATTGGCGCTTGTCGAAAAACATGGCATGCCAGCCTCGCTTCTTACCACCTACAACCTGGAACGACGTATGGTAGCCGAACAGCTGATCAACATGGATCGTGATCTGATCCAATTctttgctcgtcatcagcgcCAGCAAACGATCCACAACAAAGGCAAGGACGACAGAGGAAGCAAGTATGGCGGCAACACCGAGCAGGAGAATGCGCTTGCCGTGTTTCAGCGACGCAACGAAGCGTATCAGAGCGGCGTTTCGATCCTCTACCCACGCAGTCAGCTGGTTGGAACTGACCAAAGCGACtcttgcgcagcagcaagtgcACTGCACGATCAACAGCCTGCCGAGTCGAGACTAGcgtggctgctgtcgtctgctggccaagctgctACGACAGGTGCGGTTTGCGGGCCGTTTGGCTTGTTCGCTGGCGCAAGATTGCTTCCTGCCACCGTGACGCGATGGAAAGACTGCAATCCAATCTCGGTACTCGAGTCGTTAGCTTTCGCGGATGCTCGCTTTACCGTTTTCGCTTGCACAGGTCTGCTGCCCACCAGCGAGATCTTGGGCTTTCTGAAACACGTTGCCAGGCCTGGAGGCCTCCATCAACAGCTTCGATCAAAGCATCCCGCTTCAGAAGTACAACCTGACAGATCGCACCTGTTGCCAGGTCTGCTCGATCCACATCGACctgtgctgcagctggtcGGTATCACAATGCACAGTCATGTATCGATGCAACTTGCTGCCAGTCAAACCGACTTATGCTGCTACTCGACGCGagccatcgacgccaacgTGGTCCAGTTCAATCCAGATTGGTGGATGTGCGATGATCGGGCTAGTCTGTCTCCGTACCCGGACCAAATGGGCAAACCGAGCATGCTCGTCCATCCAGCACACGAAAAGTGGCGCGTTGATCCGAACCGAGGTGCTTTGGTCGTCGTTCGCCCCGACAGCCATGTTGCGCTCGTGACCAGCAGCATTTACGAGTGGAAGGCTGTCGAGGCGTTTTTCGCTTCTCTGCTGCCAGGTCTTGCTTAG
- a CDS encoding uncharacterized protein (related to Cytochrome P450), which produces MFALEVDERSKLGSLLLGSRFKLADSVLARGEWIFAATAAAAVLVLLTLRFQAGQNCQGRFKRIPGPRQLPIIGNIGQVDAARQHPKFLEWARRYGEIYQVRFGSNRIVVLNSAKASIELLDRRSSIYSCRQGPHFAHDLMSAGQRQVFLPYSKEWKAARASVHPFLMGTKSQGYKTIQEHESAVLIHDLLRHTQHCLSHRRDQDLPLTHETGWEAHVRRYTTSVVMNITYGRRVTSTYRNPELHKIYDVLGNLAVVGQPGRNACDAFAFVRKLPDWLAPWRVQAKAMHKWEMELWGGLLERTKRDRQHGRPCQGYVASVLDRRQHAPSSASFDGSGLTAEGEMTDLLLAYTAATVLEAGSDTTASSISFFILACLNNPRIWDKLFKELISACGDALPTFDKIQDIRYLRACIKETLRRRPPTIMGIPHRVIRDDVYDGYLIRAGTVVMGNVWAIHNDPQRYPNPEKFEPERFLGDDLSAAQSAATMDAERRDHYTFGWGRRVCQGMHIAENSLMIVLARLVWCFELSTPVSSDGTTPIAVPSIDQEANFLPGFVSQPKAFACHFVPRSDHVVQTLENAAAEAQEYWSANDLEPDQRDHYYKD; this is translated from the coding sequence ATGTTCGCTCTCGAGGTAGATGAGAGAAGCAAGCTGGGCTCACTGCTGCTCGGATCGCGCTTCAAGCTGGCGGATTCTGTGCTGGCACGAGGGGAGTGGATCTttgcagcaacagcggcAGCTGCGGTGCTTGTCCTCTTGACCTTGCGATTTCAAGCCGGCCAGAATTGCCAAGGCAGGTTCAAGCGAATTCCTGGTCCACGTCAACTGCCCATCATTGGCAACATTGGGCAAGTGGATGCAGCACGTCAGCATCCCAAGTTCCTGGAATGGGCACGACGCTACGGCGAGATCTACCAGGTTCGCTTCGGCAGCAACCGCATAGTGGTGCTCAACTCTGCCAAGgcgtcgatcgagctgctggatcGAAGAAGTTCGATCTACAGCTGTCGACAGGGACCGCATTTTGCACACGATCTGATGAGCGCTGGACAGCGACAGGTTTTTCTGCCATATTCCAAGGAATGGAAGGCGGCGAGGGCGTCGGTGCATCCATTCTTGATGGGCACCAAGAGTCAGGGCTACAAGACGATTCAGGAACACGAATCTGCGGTGCTAATCCACGATCTATTGAGGCATACGCAGCACTGTCTttcgcatcgtcgagatcaagatctACCGCTCACACACGAAACTGGCTGGGAGGCACACGTGCGGAGGTACACCACTTCGGTGGTGATGAACATCACGTATGGTCGACGCGTTACAAGCACGTATCGAAATCCGGAACTGCACAAGATCTACGATGTGCTCGGCAACCTGGCTGTGGTAGGCCAACCCGGACGGAACGCATGCGATGCTTTCGCATTTGTCCGAAAACTTCCTGACTGGCTCGCTCCGTGGAGAGTGCAAGCCAAGGCGATGCACAAGTGGGAGATGGAGCTCTGGGGTGGTTTGCTCGAACGCACCAAACGCGACAGGCAACACGGTCGACCCTGCCAAGGCTACGTTGCTAGTGTTCTTGACCGGCGTCAGCACgcaccaagctcagcaagcTTTGACGGCTCTGGACTCACCGCCGAGGGAGAGATGACCGACTTGCTGCTCGCCTACACGGCAGCGACGGTTCTGGAAGCCGGGTCCGATACAACCGCTTCCAGCATCTCGTTTTTCATCCTGGCGTGCCTGAATAATCCTAGGATCTGGGACAAGCTGTTCAAAGAACTGATATCGGCATGCGGCGACGCTCTGCCGACGTTTGACAAGATTCAAGATATACGCTACCTGCGAGCATGCATCAAAGAGAcgcttcgtcgacgaccACCTACCATCATGGGTATCCCGCATCGAGTGATACGCGATGATGTTTACGATGGCTACCTGATCCGCGCAGGTACTGTGGTGATGGGCAACGTATGGGCGATTCACAACGATCCGCAACGATATCCGAACCCGGAAAAGTTTGAGCCGGAACGGTTTCTGGGCGACGATCTGAGCGCCGCGCAAAGCGCAGCTACCATGGACGCCGAACGGCGAGACCACTACACGTTTGGCTGGGGTCGTCGCGTGTGCCAGGGCATGCACATTGCCGAAAACTCGCTCATGATCGTGTTGGCTCGATTGGTGTGGTGCTTTGAGCTCTCGACGCCCGTTTCGAGCGATGGGACAACACCAATCGCTGTTCCGAGCATCGATCAAGAGGCCAACTTTTTGCCCGGATTCGTGAGCCAGCCAAAGGCGTTTGCATGTCATTTTGTGCCAAGGAGCGACCATGTGGTGCAGACTCTCGAGAACGccgcagcagaagcgcaggAGTACTGGAGCGCCAACGATCTGGAACCGGATCAGCGCGATCACTACTACAAGGATTGA